A genome region from Babesia bigemina genome assembly Bbig001, chromosome : I includes the following:
- a CDS encoding pre-mRNA branch site protein p14, putative has protein sequence MIIGTSASRRSMRLSPEVSRILYLRNLPYKISAEELYDIFGKYGSVRQIRKGNSPRTNGTAFVVYDDIYDAKNALDHLSGFNVAGRYLVVLYYNPTRLNKRKDLDKEQEELDRVKSSLNMNN, from the exons ATGATCATCGGGACCAGCGCTTCGCGGCGCAGTATGCGCCTCTCGCCGGAGGTTAGCAGAATTCTCTATTTGAG GAACCTGCCGTACAAAATCTCCGCCGAGGAGCTATACGACATCTTTGGAAAGTACGGATCAGTACGGCAAATTAGGAA GGGTAACAGTCCAAGGACTAACGGCACAGCCTTTGTCGTCTACGACGACATATACGACGCCAAGAACGCCCTTGACCATCTGTCTGGATTCAACGTCGCGGGCAGATATCTGGTTGTACTGTATTACAACCCGACCCGTCTCAACAAGCGCAAGGACCTAGACAAGGAGCAGGAGGAACTTGACAGGGTCAAATCCAGTTTGAACATGAACAACTAG
- a CDS encoding 5'-3' exonuclease, N-terminal resolvase-like domain, putative gives MNSLARIYRSFGPKYIGIAFDSPGSNSTKREVWPEYKANRQAIKTSFKKQLMWIKEFCSIVGLPIFLRRSTEADDIIASMITFLNGGAGKDDADQSGDEEVQQMRQIDFRVPNPAPGGVFDRVAGASAAQLERMDASTDNGLQKRSFDVHVLTADKDLLQVLQHNGAGNVNVRVVQPHKKFRLVDESTVLEEYGIPPGRFSEYLALVGDSADNIPGVMGIGPKTAPVLISKYGSFKEIIDSAEIAKIARRGGKHSLSVERAYDFHLITKLRGDVPVLSSLSQLRKKRTLERQFVAFCRMFSLQKCSLRWHDVTH, from the exons ATGAACTCGCTGGCAAGGATATACAGGTCGTTTGGCCCCAAGTACATCGGCATTGCGTTCGATTCCCCAGGCTCCAACAGCACTAAACGCGAGGTGTGGCCGGAGTACAAGGCGAACCGTCAGGCAATAAAGACGTCTTTCAAGAAACAGCTGATGTGGATCAAGGAGTTCTGCTCCATAGTCGGGCTCCCCATCTTCCTGCGGCGCTCGACGGAGGCTGACGACATCATAGCCAGCATGATTACCTTCCTGAACGGAGGAGCCGGAAAAGACGACGCGGACCAATCAGGCGATGAAGAGGTGCAGCAGATGCGGCAGATCGACTTCCGAGTCCCCAACCCGGCGCCTGGAGGCGTTTTCGACCGCGTGGCAGGCGCATCGGCCGCCCAGCTAGAGCGAATGGACGCCTCCACTGACAACGGTCTGCAAAAACGCAGCTTCGATGTGCACGTGCTCACAGCCGATAAGGATCTGCTTCAGGTCCTTCAGCACAACGGCGCTGGTAACGTGAACGTGCGTGTCGTGCAGCCGCACAAAAAGTTCCGGCTGGTTGACGAGTCGACCGTTCTTGAGGAGTATG GCATTCCTCCGGGGCGTTTCAGCGAGTACCTGGCACTCGTCGGCGACTCGGCAGACAACATCCCCGGCGTGATGGGCATCGGGCCGAAGACCGCCCCCGTGCTCATCTCCAAGTACGGCTCGTTCAAG GAGATAATCGATTCTGCGGAAATCGCGAAGATAgcgcgccgcggcgggaAGCACAGCCTCAGCGTGGAACGCGCGTACGACTTCCACTTGATCACCAAGCTCCGTGGTGACGTCCCGGTGCTGTCGTCGCTGAGCCAGCTGCGGAAGAAGCGCACGCTCGAGCGGCAGTTCGTGGCGTTCTGCAGGATGTTCTCGCTGCAGAAATGCTCACTGCGCTGGCACGACGTGACCCACTGA
- a CDS encoding nucleolar protein-like protein with NOL1/NOP2/sun family putative RNA methylase domain, with protein sequence MVALKLLERNDESEDSSDYSVENDEFDDVASGSDDGGADEAEEGLDVVDAENLHGKVDMTDLSAVKGRIESICGVLSNWSSASKSGVVTKKRGAYMRELREMVSAYYGYSDELAEYFLQLFSPTEAIQLFEANERPLPMTLRVNTLKTRRKELAAALIARGANVDPVGNWSKEGLVVHSSQVPIGATPEYLAGHYMMQSAASMIPVLALGAREKVLDIAAAPGGKTTHIAQMMNNGGILYANDLNKDRCTALVANIHRLGITNTIVTNYNGLDLKGVLPPLDRVLCDAPCSGLGVISKDPSVKVNRTVLNLQQNADLQKRLLLTCIDMVNSGSKNNCVVYSTCSISVEENEHVIDHALKMRDVKLVPLGVDVGSPALSHFRGKHFHPSIGMYARRFYPHVHNLDGFFVAKLVKLSSKVPTLTKRHREPRSKHEDASEREPKLRKKHSGKTGKSKAPKDVSSGKQEEEVDPDVTSLPVKIAQKQKEKKTKLEFDEPLPEKKAKSTKSGKASDVVKSTKSGKSSEVVRSTKSGKSSKVVRSTKSGKSSKVVKDSASKKVKKQAKDLKRSSAKSKAKAKTSKAAKHSKSSSKRQR encoded by the exons ATGGTGGCCTTGAAGCTATTAGAGCGAAATGACGAGTCCGAGGACTCCAGTGACTACAGCGTCGAGAATGACGAGTTCGACGACGTTGCGTCTGGATccgacgacggcggcgccgACGAGGCTGAGGAGGGTTTGGATGTCGTTGACGCGGAAAACCTTCACGGCAAGGTCGACATGACGGACCTGTCGGCGGTGAAGGGCCGTATTGAGAGCATCTGCGGCGTGTTGTCGAACTGGTCGTCTGCGTCTAAGAGTggcgtggtgaccaagaagCGAG GCGCCTACATGAGGGAGCTGAGGGAGATGGTGAGCGCGTACTACGGCTATTCAGATGAGCTGGCGGAGTACTTTTTGCAG CTCTTCAGCCCTACTGAGGCCATTCAGCTCTTCGAAGCCAACGAGAGACCACTACCGATGACCCTTCGTGTAAACACGTTGAAGACACGGCG TAAGGAAttggctgctgcacttATCGCAAGGGGGGCTAACGTCGACCCCGTTGGCAACTGGAGCAAGGAGGGCCTGGTCGTGCACTCCTCTCAGGTGCCCATCGGAGCCACGCCGGAGTACCTCGCCGGGCACTACATGATGCAGTCGGCGGCTTCCATGATCCCCGTGCTTGCGCTGGGCGCTC GTGAGAAGGTGCTGGACATTGCGGCGGCACCTGGAGGCAAGACCACGCACATCGCACAGATGATGAACAATGGTGGCATTTTGTACGCCAACGACCTGAACAAGGACCGCTGCACCGCGTTGGTTGCCAACATCCACCG GCTGGGAATCACAAACACTATCGTGACCAATTACAACGGTTTGGACCTGAAGGGCGTGCTGCCTCCGTTGGACCGTGTTCTCTGCGACGCCCCGTGCTCCGGTCTAGGTGTTATTTCAAAGGACCCCTCGGTGAAGGTCAACCGGACTGTTTTGAACCTGCAGCAGAACGCCGATCTGCAGAAACGCTTGCTGCTGACGTGCATTGACATGGTGAACAGCGGCAGCAAGAACAACTGCGTGGTGTACTCCACCTGCAGCATATCAGTGGAGGAGAATGAACACGTCATTGACCACGCGCTCAAGATGCGCGACGTCAAGCTCGTGCCTCTGG GTGTCGACGTGGGTTCGCCCGCACTGTCTCATTTCCGTGGAAAGCACTTCCACCCGTCGATTGGCATGTATGCGCGGCGCTTTTATCCGCACGTGCACAACCTTGATGGGTTCTTCGTCGCGAAGCTGGTCAAGCTGAGTTCGAAGGTTCCGACCTTGACGAAACGCCATCGCGAACCGAGGTCCAAGCACGAGGATGCGTCTGAGCGCGAGCCGAAGTTGCGGAAAAAGCACAGCGGAAAGACGGGCAAATCCAAGGCGCCCAAGGATGTGAGTAGCGGGAAACAAGAAGAGGAGGTCGATCCGGACGTGACCTCTCTGCCTGTTAAAATTGCGCAAAAGCAAAAGGAGAAAAAAACAAAGCTCGAATTCGATGAACCCCTACCCGAAAAGAAGGCTAAGAGCACGAAGTCTGGCAAAGCTTCGGACGTTGTCAAGAGCACGAAGTCTGGCAAAAGTTCGGAGGTCGTCAGGAGCACGAAGTCTGGCAAAAGTTCGAAGGTTGTCAGGAGCACGAAGTCTGGCAAAAGTTCGAAGGTTGTCAAGGATTCGGCGTCGAAAAAGGTAAAGAAGCAAGCGAAGGACCTGAAGCGCAGCTCCGCGAAATCGAAGGCAAAAGCGAAGACGTCTAAGGCTGCGAAGCACTCGaagtcctcgtcgaagagGCAACGTTAG
- a CDS encoding DNA replication licensing factor MCM2, putative yields the protein MQALEDNRDHFQDVEEEEAAVSEEGEDLYDEETGFVVGQDDIEREAEGFAKLGINVDEYDDSLIDEEEYIDDPRARRAAERRIRYEEQQRQIESRGHQQLWRKILRYDEESAEDGIFERIVQRVESRRKQLQKGDSDAPDFTMLEGAKAVLRADPSVSHFDEKFQQAIDTLFRYFLYRFKLNEKDTRFHYLDRIEKMIQDDANILKVSVPHLMAFHCENMIPWLEFNPIGVMPVLNDCVNVEAHRKRKRLYKGRHCKVALIDWPFTTQLCNLRSRELNTLVKLSGIVVRRGLVLPKLRVLYLKCSLCDGGVDMPIYFSDQQKPLHPQKCAYCGAGSFSVDRINTVYDDYQKVTIQEPPQSVQAGRTPRQRSVILSGDLVDSCRPGDLIQVLAIYKSRYDVALNIKHNFPVLKTELEAVSVEVETNQSIQEDLTSEDIQHIKKLARDPCIRERLIASVAPAIFGQKAAKTAICCALFGGVGKGRGASNSEAEPTQQGDADANSSSSHRIRGDINVLLVGDPGLGKSQFLTYVHKTAPRSVLTTGKGASAVGLTAGLRRDPATGEWSLEGGALVLADLGICCIDEFDKMSNKDRVSIHEAMEQQSISISKAGIVTSLKARCSVVAAANPIFGRYEPSLTFKENVDFSDPILSRFDLIIVMKDVPNTHEDLLLSEYVITNHQLLHPKIENVANYEQVVQNLKNKISSSSACQPLTQKEFSNYLRYAKANCSPVISPEFYRVIEGKLAGFYSSIRQKTAYGGGYPLTLRHIESVIRIAEANAKMRLSNHINADDVDMAIATLLESYISSQRHSVACKLAREYSRYRMIFEGDDHVLVQILRNTIQAQIERNLRRRDAMKLHRSETEMELDDAEVDIAAEATVDIPLFIQIAKGFKFDPDRVTRWLHSSSFNDSFSIVEREGKECIVVKTV from the exons ATGC AGGCCTTGGAAGACAACAGGGATCACTTCCAGGACGTGGAGGAAGAAGAGGCGGCGGTATCCGAGGAAGGAGAGGACCTGTACGATGAGGAAACCGGTTTCGTCGTCGGTCAAGACGATATCGAGCGAGAAGCTGAGGGATTCGCCAAGCTTGGTATTAACGTAGACGAGTACGATGACTCGCTTATCGATGAAGAAGAGTACATTGACGACCCTAGGGCGCGCAGAGCCGCCGAAAGGCGCATCAGATACGAGGAACAGCAGCGTCAGATTGAAAGCCGCGGCCACCAACAGCTATGGCGCAAGATTCTCAGGTACGATGAGGAGTCGGCGGAGGATGGGATATTCGAGCGCATCGTTCAGCGTGTGGAAAGCCGGcgcaagcagctgcagaaaGGCGACTCAGATGCGCCTGATTTCACCATGCTTGAGGGTGCTAAGGCCGTGCTGCGCGCAGACCCATCAGTGAGCCACTTCGACGAGAAGTTCCAGCAGGCCATCGACACGCTCTTCAGGTACTTCCTGTACCGATTCAAATTGAACGAAAAGGACACGCGATTCCATTATTTGGATCGCATCGAGAAGATGATTCAGGACGACGCGAACATCCTCAAGGTATCGGTGCCACACCTCATGGCGTTCCATTGTGAGAACATGATCCCGTGGCTAGAGTTCAACCCGATCGGCGTGATGCCAGTGCTCAACGACTGCGTCAATGTGGAGGCCCACCGTAAGAGAAAGCGGCTGTACAAAGGTCGTCATTGCAAGGTTGCGCTCATCGACTGGCCGTTCACCACCCAGCTGTGCAACTTGCGGAGCAGGGAGCTTAACACGCTGGTCAAGCTCAGCGGCATCGTCGTGCGCCGAGGCCTGGTGCTGCCAAAGCTGCGGGTGCTGTACCTGAAGTGCAGCCTGTGTGACGGTGGTGTTGACATGCCGATATACTTCAGCGACCAGCAAAAACCGCTGCACCCCCAAAAGTGTGCCTActgtggcgccggctcGTTCTCGGTGGACCGCATCAACACGGTATACGATGACTACCAGAAAGTCACAATACAGGAGCCCCCGCAATCCGTGCAGGCGGGCCGAACGCCTAGGCAGCGTTCGGTTATTCTGTCGGGCGATCTCGTGGACTCGTGCCGCCCCGGTGACCTCATACAGGTGCTCGCCATATACAAAAGCAGATACGACGTTGCGCTGAACATTAAGCACAACTTCCCCGTCCTGAAGACGGAGCTGGAGGCAGTCTCGGTGGAAGTTGAAACCAACCAAAGCATCCAGGAGGATCTGACATCGGAAGACATTCAGCATATCAAGAAGCTGGCCAGGGACCCCTGCATTCGTGAAAGGCTCATTGCATCTGTGGCGCCAGCCATATTCGGCCAGAAGGCCGCAAAAACTGCCATATGCTGTGCCCTGTTCGGTGGCGTCGGTAAGGGCAGGGGAGCCAGTAACTCGGAGGCCGAGCCCACGCAACAGGGTGACGCCGATGCGAACAGCTCTTCGTCCCACCGCATTAGGGGCGACATCAACGTCCTGCTCGTCGGAGACCCCGGTTTGGGGAAGTCGCAGTTCCTAACATACGTACACAAGACAGCGCCCAGGAGCGTTTTAACCACCGGCAAGGGTGCTTCGGCCGTGGGTCTGACTGCGGGTCTCAGGCGCGACCCCGCCACGGGCGAGTGGTCTCTGGAAGGAGGGGCGCTGGTGCTGGCCGATTTGGGCATTTGCTGCATCGACGAGTTCGACAAAATGTCAAACAAGGATCGAGTGTCGATTCACGAAGCTATGGAACAGCAGTCGATTTCGATTTCGAAGGCCGGCATCGTCACTTCGCTAAAGGCCAGGTGCTCGGTTGTCGCCGCTGCGAACCCAATCTTCGGTCGATACGAGCCATCGCTCACCTTCAAGGAGAACGTCGACTTTTCGGACCCGATTCTCAGCAGATTcgacctcatcatcgtcatgaAGGACGTGCCAAACACGCACGAAgacctgctgctgagcgaATACGTCATCACAAACCACCAACTGCTGCACCCCAAAATAGAGAACGTGGCAAACTACGAGCAGGTTGTGCAGAACCTCAAAAACAAGATCAGCTCATCATCTGCGTGCCAGCCGCTCACTCAAAAGGAATTCTCCAACTACCTGCGATATGCGAAGGCCAATTGCTCACCAGTCATCTCCCCGGAATTCTACCGTGTGATCGAGGGCAAGCTGGCCGGATTTTATAGCTCCATCCGACAGAAGACGGCCTATGGCGGCGGATATCCGCTGACGCTTAGGCACATCGAATCGGTGATCCGCATTGCGGAGGCCAACGCAAAGATGAGGCTTTCGAACCACATCAATGCCGACGATGTGGACATGGCCATCGCCACCCTTCTAGAGTCGTACATCTCTTCGCAACGCCACTCCGTTGCCTGCAAGCTCGCGAGGGAGTACTCGCGCTACCGCATGATCTTCGAGGGTGACGACCACGTGCTCGTACAGATTCTGCGCAACACCATCCAGGCGCAGATCGAACGAAACTTGCGCCGAAGGGACGCCATGAAGCTCCATCGTAGCGAAACTGAGATGGAGCTTGACGACGCCGAAGTTGACATTGCTGCCGAGGCCACCGTCGACATCCCACTTTTCATTCAAATCGCAAAGGGTTTCAAGTTCGACCCGGACCGTGTGACGCGCTGGCTGCATTCTAGCTCGTTCAACGATTCCTTCAGCATTGTCGAGCGTGAAGGCAAGGAGTGCATCGTAGTCAAAACCGTATAG
- a CDS encoding Rab11b protein, putative: MLQDDYDNVYKIILLGDATVGKSHLLSHYIRGTLPKQAKATIGVEFATRTVPLASGGTVKAQIWDTAGQERYRSITSAHYRRAVGALLVYDVTNRQSFYNCQKWLDELRLAAEPDIVVVLVGNKIDLTIQDPSVRQVHRDQAAMFASEWNLHLFEASAVSGQNVKDIFEFLLQEIHNLKSRADAPHGNEEATISTSESSRIDPLHVSRRRQHETVLGCLQQDSCSGGSCMFQ, translated from the exons ATGCTGCAGGACGATTATGACAACGTATACAAAATCATCCTGCTGGGCGATGCTACTGTCG GCAAAAGCCATCTCCTGAGTCACTACATCAGGGGTACGCTGCCCAAGCAAGCCAAGGCTACCATAGGCGTGGAGTTCGCCACGCGCACCGTCCCGCTTGCAAGTGGAGGCACTGTAAAAGCGCAAATATGGGACACTGCAGGACAGGAGCGCTATCGCAGCATCACAAGCGCGCACTACCGCCGTGCGGTCGGCGCGCTACTGGTGTACGACGTCACCAACCGTCAGAGCTTCTACAACTGCCAAAAGTGGCTTGACGAGCTCAGGCTGGCGGCTGAACCAGACATCGTTGTGGTTTTGGTCGGAAACAAAATCGACCTTACTATACAGGACCCGTCCGTCAGGCAGGTACATCGCGACCAGGCTGCCATGTTTGCCAGCGAGTGGAACCTGCACCTGTTCGAGGCGTCGGCAGTATCGGGACAAAACGTGAAGGACATATTCGAGTTCCTGCTCCAGGAGATACACAACCTCAAGTCACGCGCTGACGCGCCACACGGAAACGAAGAGGCCACCATAAGCACCTCCGAATCGAGCAGGATTGACCCATTGCACGTCTCGAGGAGACGCCAACATGAAACAGTATTAGGATGCCTGCAGCAAGATAGCTGCAGTGGTGGCTCGTGCATGTTCCAGTGA
- a CDS encoding brain protein 44-like protein, putative → MAPAAGRYFLTTHFWGPVANWGFVVAGLSEMRKDPERISGRMTGVLCFYSMLFMRFAIAVKPRNMLLFSCHLCNSTVQAAQLYRLYEYKKAKAIEK, encoded by the coding sequence ATGGCGCCTGCTGCTGGTAGGTACTTCCTTACCACCCACTTCTGGGGTCCTGTCGCTAATTGGGGCTTCGTAGTAGCGGGCCTCAGTGAAATGCGTAAGGACCCCGAACGCATATCTGGGCGCATGACTGGAGTCTTGTGTTTCTACAGTATGCTCTTCATGCGATTCGCCATCGCCGTAAAGCCGCGCAACATGCTGCTATTCTCATGCCACCTCTGCAACTCCACGGTACAAGCCGCCCAGCTATATAGGCTCTACGAGTACAAGAAGGCCAAAGCGATCGAGAAGTAA
- a CDS encoding proteosome A, putative gives MDTTYGIAGLNEAFSSGCATDASGPAGRADDVSMGTTIIAMHYRDGVVLAADSRTSSGPIVVNRVARKITRILPNVFMLRSGSAADSQMLSLIIRYHAQALRSQMRCNGRSRSEAASRDDDSMQVDCEMSTEDEYTYQFDEADVFPPIQALATATGNLVHSYREQLYCGVILGGYDLENGPEVYNVTLGGTLVKVPDFVASGSGSGYITAFLKDNFQPNMTREQCLQLLKRAIKYAIDLDNSSGGLMRAVAVSRGGVSEFCFTF, from the coding sequence ATGGATACGACGTATGGCATTGCCGGCCTCAATGAGGCGTTTTCGTCTGGGTGTGCGACGGACGCATCCGGTCCTGCCGGCCGCGCCGATGACGTCAGTATGGGCACGACCATCATTGCGATGCACTACCGCGATGGCGTCGTCCTTGCCGCCGACAGCCGCACTTCGTCGGGGCCAATAGTAGTAAACCGCGTCGCGCGTAAGATAACGCGCATCTTGCCGAATGTGTTCATGCTCCGTTCTGGTTCGGCGGCCGATTCGCAGATGTTGTCGCTGATAATCCGCTACCAcgcgcaggcgctgcgatCGCAGATGAGGTGCAACGGACGCAGCAGAAGTGAAGCCGCGAGCCGGGATGACGACTCGATGCAGGTGGATTGCGAAATGTCTACGGAGGACGAGTACACGTACCAATTCGATGAAGCGGATGTTTTCCCGCCCATCCAGGCGCTAGCCACTGCTACTGGCAACTTAGTCCACTCTTATCGCGAGCAGCTGTATTGTGGCGTGATACTGGGCGGGTACGACCTCGAGAATGGACCGGAGGTCTACAATGTTACGCTGGGAGGCACACTGGTGAAAGTACCGGACTTCGTTGCCAGCGGATCGGGCTCTGGATACATCACGGCGTTTCTGAAAGACAACTTCCAGCCAAACATGACCAGAGAGCAGTGCCTTCAGCTGTTGAAGCGCGCCATCAAGTACGCAATCGACCTCGACAACAGCTCAGGCGGCCTCATGCGTGCAGTAGCGGTATCCCGTGGCGGGGTGTCAGAATTCTGCTTTACTTTCTAG
- a CDS encoding ubiquitin fusion degradation protein, putative: MRLNNGRLKVSALHKFYQWLFDQFDSIIHRGNGFFDNAPFVARYRCYPVSFLGKEAMERGNKISMPPSALNELASRNITWPMMFELRNDIKGRSSHAGVLEFISEEGMCHIPYWMMQNLGLEEGDFLTIRNVRLPKAEWVKFRPRNDNYWEISNPKAVLETALRNFTTLTVGDQIPIHYLTNVYELEVMELRPSDACCIIETDMEVEFAESRKKKRTEQKQVISGKRLDGKASVVREDETVVAKPWLNKLKHGVRTSCEEFERLLRLGRVASCAPRR, from the exons ATGCGTCTTAATAATGGTAGGCTGAAAGTTTCGGCTCTACATAAGTTTTATCAGTGGCTCTTTGACCAGTTTGATTCGATCATCCACCGCGGCAACGGCTTTTTCGACAATGCGCCGTTTGTGGCGCGTTACCGGTGCTATCCGGTGTCGTTTTTAGGGAAGGAGGCGATGGAGCGCGGCAACAAGATATCGATGCCTCCGAGCGCGTTGAACGAGCTCGCTTCTCGCAACATCACCTGGCCCATGATGTTCGAGTTGCGCAACGACATCAAGGGACGATCCAGCCATGCCGGCGTGCTCGAGTTCATCTCCGAGGAGGGAATGTGCCATATTCCATACTGG ATGATGCAAAACCTCGGACTGGAGGAGGGCGATTTTCTGACCATACGTAACGTTCGCCTTCCGAAGGCGGAGTGGGTGAAGTTCCGCCCGCGCAACGACAACTACTGGGAGATTTCCAACCCCAAGGCTGT GCTTGAGACAGCACTTCGCAACTTCACGACCCTAACTGTTGGCGACCAGATCCCCATTCACTATCTCACCAACGTCTACGAGCTAGAGGTCATGGAACTGCGTCCCAGCGACGCGTGTTGCATTATAGAAACCGACATGGAGGTAGAGTTCGCCGAGAGCCGGAAGAAAAAGAGGACCGAGCAAAAGCAAGTGATTTCGGGCAAGCGCCTCGACGGAAAGGCTAGCGTGGTGCGCGAAGACGAGACGGTCGTCGCCAAGCCGTGGCTCAACAAGCTGAAGCACGGCGTCAGG ACTTCGTGTGAAGAGTTCGAGAGGCTCCTTCGTCTAGGCAGAGTGGCCTCCTGCGCGCCTAGGCGCTAA
- a CDS encoding membrane protein, putative, which yields MWTILITSLSALFLASSTAKDIHRSQKAIFYPRTDGLGTITRGVESLETVQKARANIPATPVVSRIATRKAATGSTIRHNSTPSYAYNSEENEAHVYSNENHSHSELPVSDLRLLKCSSDSFQESVMSPVVGSKCAITSFQGFHALNKGAHVRQVATDDINAPFAIFDSRWTELKGKTELAIPRVSTAVVRRIGNMQPYCAIVPQPNAFSILGNLLASLRLLMLDQKPLQSERPLSLMLMAGASTLPLVVAKLASMPCIMDYLRKRWAFQGECGDLSVEYVLQSMIRILSAESALKLVLRAWFYGRTMQWSNMLPAPAGNVFSRLSQSLSFVPHTVGMLGSSILGGYWNLDVAKSVVHVLVHTAVLTRVAVFTAAQYAFFRDNYHTASFIISPYASQIASVVTGVLCALSSAATVVTLMLFKNLANAVDVEHLLDSAGFRATESQAAATGYARNALHNIPKLFKSVQLDLLVQLTYYHDYLVRLFPRGIEWPVLLLHMTLALNANSAAGLYLALVNLLYSVVNQRLSNYERSILTRDIDAIVQES from the exons ATGTGGACAATACTTATCACGTCGCTATCGGCGCTGTTTTTGGCGTCTTCCACGGCTAAGGACATTCACCGGTCGCAGAAG GCGATCTTCTACCCACGCACAGATGGCTTGGGCACCATAACACGCGGAGTTGAATCGCTAGAGACGGTTCAAAAGGCCAGGGCGAACATACCTGCTACACCAGTGGTCAGTAGGATCGCAACAAGGAAGGCTGCAACCGGATCAACGATACGCCACAATTCGACACCATCATATGCGTATAACTCTGAAGAAAACGAAGCGCATGTTTATTCGAATGAAAATCACTCGCACAGTGAATTACCGGTTTCAGATTTAAGGCTCCTTAAATGCTCTTCCGATAGCTTCCAGGAGTCTGTGATGAGCCCAGTGGTTGGCAGCAAATGCGCGATCACATCATTTCAAGGTTTTCATGCCCTGAACAAAGGCGCTCATGTCAGGCAAGTTGCAACTGACGACATAAATGCGCCATTTGCCATTTTCGACTCAAGGTGGACTGAATTGAAAGGAAAGACCGAGCTTGCTATTCCGCGAGTCAGCACGGCTGTTGTACGACGAATAGGCAACATGCAGCCATATTGCGCCATTGTGCCCCAACCGAATGCGTTTAGCATTCTTGGCAATCTCTTGGCGTCGCTGAGGCTGCTCATGCTCGACCAGAAACCGTTGCAGAGCGAGCGCCCGCTGTCGCTTATGCTAATGGCCGGTGCGTCAACGTTACCGCTGGTAGTCGCCAAGCTGGCCTCTATGCCATGCATTATGGATTATTTGCGCAAGCGGTGGGCTTTCCAGGGAGAATGTGGTGACTTATCTGTGGAGTACGTCTTGCAGTCCATGATACGCATCCTCTCCGCGGAGTCTGCGCTGAAATTGGTCTTGCGCGCATGGTTCTACGGACGCACTATGCAGTGGAGTAACATGCTCCCAGCCCCCGCCGGCAATGTATTCTCGAGACTATCGCAATCGCTTTCATTTGTGCCTCACACCGTCGGCATGCTCGGTTCGAGCATTCTGGGTGGCTACTGGAATTTGGATGTGGCAAAGAGCGTGGTTCACGTGCTTGTACACACCGCTGTGCTCACAAGGGTGGCTGTGTTCACTGCGGCGCAATACGCCTTTTTCAGGGATAACTACCACACCGCATCCTTCATCATTAGCCCCTACGCGTCGCAGATTGCTTCTGTGGTTACAGGCGTACTGTGCGCTCTATCAAGTGCGGCAACCGTGGTCACATTGATGCTGTTCAAGAACTTGGCTAACGCGGTAGACGTGGAACATTTGCTGGACTCAGCCGGGTTCCGCGCAACGGAGAGCCAGGCTGCGGCAACTGGGTACGCCCGGAACGCTTTGCACAACATCCCTAAGCTATTCAAGTCGGTGCAGCTGGATCTGCTGGTACAGCTCACCTACTACCACGACTACCTCGTGCGGTTGTTCCCTCGGGGCATTGAGTGGCCGGTGTTACTGCTGCACATGACCCTCGCGCTGAACGCGAACTCCGCTGCTGGCCTTTACCTTGCGCTGGTGAACTTGCTGTACTCCGTCGTCAACCAAAGGCTGAGCAACTACGAGCGGTCTATTCTGACGCGAGACATAGACGCCATTGTTCAGGAGTCATGA